A window of Cryptosporidium parvum Iowa II chromosome 1, whole genome shotgun sequence contains these coding sequences:
- a CDS encoding U2 snrnp-specific A' protein → MEASIRNRLRKQDLVLPDEEVPNSQDSNINSIDYSEVKELVLDGVKLRELTQQDSEFLGRFSELQYLSLNATGLQRLDNFPLLENLKVLEIQDNHISGGLDILQNYKNLRCLLLGGNKIKDFSELIVLKELPKLETLSLLLNPIAEKNSESYRSIVFETLPNLQILDEMNKEGKEVEDYGYDDEEVEIIDDDTEGGDEEETSVHADSHGLPDDDDDDDFDDDDDEDAGQVDLKQFYENDLEDDDDEDEFEPGDVDIDEAEDFEEEEEEDDEEDEEDEIQASSSKKQRIEQDDDDDDEDE, encoded by the coding sequence ATGGAAGCTTCAATAAGGAATCGTCTTAGAAAGCAGGATTTGGTTTTACCAGACGAAGAAGTTCCAAATAGTCAGGACAGTAATATAAATAGCATAGATTACTCAGAGGTCAAAGAGTTGGTTTTAGACGGAGTAAAACTTAGAGAGCTAACACAGCAAGATAGTGAATTTCTTGGTAGATTTTCAGAGTTGCAATATTTAAGTTTGAACGCAACAGGTCTTCAAAGATTAGATAACTTTCCTTTACTAGAGAACTTGAAAGTTTTAGAGATTCAGGACAACCATATTTCTGGTGGGCTTGATATTTTACAGAATTATAAGAATCTTCgttgtttattattaggaGGGAATAAGattaaagatttttcaGAACTAATAGTATTGAAGGAGCTTCCTAAGTTAGAGACACTTTCATTATTACTTAATCCAATAGCTGAGAAGAATTCAGAATCTTATAGATCAATCGTTTTTGAGACCTTACCAAACTTACAGATTTTAGACGAAATGAATAAAGAAGGAAAGGAAGTCGAAGATTACGGTTATGATGATGAGGAGGTTGAAATAATAGATGATGATACTGAGGGAGGTGATGAGGAAGAAACTAGTGTTCATGCTGACAGTCATGGGTTGCCTGATGACGATGACGATGATGACTTTGACGATGACGATGACGAGGATGCAGGCCAAGTGGATCTCAAGCAGTTCTATGAAAATGATCTcgaagatgatgatgatgaggATGAATTTGAGCCAGGAGATGTAGATATCGATGAAGCTGAAGATTTTgaggaggaggaagaggagGATGACGAGGAAGATGAGGAAGATGAGATTCAGGCCAGTAGCTCCAAGAAGCAAAGAATTGAACAGGATGACGATGATGACGATGAGGATGAGTAA
- a CDS encoding RING finger containing protein, translating to MNYYIPKKPKYPSYPRNGLSSALNNSKGTQFSQSFTTNNNLKQYNSVHSFNYKAAKSDINTNNAQDSVADRFEVDELHINNIGGNITATVYSLIPEWINNNYGMIQNKKSEFEQNPINTSNKFTYFGENHYDGNIVSNIEEECELAGNGFTKSINGNISAINNNNNNNNCNSGNKRPRHFFCFSCNQFKPRSTKARFKVCKHVSCYHCLRKALHVEYWAAKNDIWDKCRAECPFCHISLDWTKMKPYIVLSLEAKQFPLMSLCDAEERQGEAFQVIQSFFPKGVPSYIIYGNKIDFSVKPKVTQFLFGHYLELINGLDSYDKFFKPERVEQFCLDSCNKTLELENLNLTGSNKNDGFKPFKPIKDYNNSGNSSNSNSGSSITSKLEVHSQANIDPNYYSYAISYTSASTTAPSCNTTTICANIDTSVSSTLESEEEITTEYEVETEYEEGKRDYESNKNVAWARTYNIYPDIFVSWRRSLLNPPV from the coding sequence atgaattattatattccaaaaaaaCCGAAATATCCTTCGTACCCAAGAAATGGATTATCTTCGGCATTAAATAACTCAAAGGGTACACAATTTTCGCAAAGCTTTAccacaaataataatttgaaacaatataattcagttcattcatttaattataaagcTGCAAAAAGCGATATAAATACCAATAATGCTCAAGATTCTGTTGCAGATAGATTTGAGGTTGATGAGCTTcatatcaataatattggtGGTAATATTACTGCTACAGTTTATTCACTAATACCAGAATGGATCAATAACAATTATGGTATGattcaaaacaaaaaatctGAATTTGAGCAGAATCCAATTAATACTTCCAATAAATTCACTTACTTTGGAGAGAATCACTATGACGGAAATATTGTTAGTAACATAGAAGAAGAGTGTGAGTTAGCTGGAAATGGATTTACTAAAAGtattaatggaaatattagtgctattaataacaataataataataataattgtaataGTGGTAATAAGAGGCCAAGACATTTTTTCTGCTTTTCTTGTAATCAGTTTAAACCAAGAAGTACAAAGGCCAGATTTAAGGTATGCAAACACGTAAGTTGCTACCATTGTCTAAGAAAGGCTTTACATGTAGAATATTGGGCAgcaaaaaatgatatttgGGATAAATGTAGGGCTGAGTGTCCATTTTGTCATATTTCTTTAGATTGGACAAAGATGAAACCTTACATTGTTTTATCTCTTGAGGCCAAACAATTCCCACTTATGTCTCTCTGTGATGCTGAGGAGAGACAAGGGGAAGCTTTTCAAGTAATTCAATCTTTTTTCCCTAAAGGAGTTCCTTCGTACATCATATATGGAAATAAAATAGATTTTTCCGTCAAACCAAAAGTAACTCAGTTTCTTTTTGGGCATTATTTAGAGCTTATAAACGGCTTAGATTCTTATGACAAGTTCTTCAAGCCTGAAAGGGTGGAACAATTTTGCTTGGATTCTTGTAATAAAACTCTAGAACTTGAGAATTTGAACTTAACTGGCTCTAATAAAAACGATGGGTTTAAGCCTTTTAAGCCAATCAAAGATTACAATAACAGTGGTAACAGCTCCAATAGCAACAGTGGAAGCAGCATTACAAGCAAGCTTGAAGTTCACTCCCAAGCTAATATAGACCCAAATTATTACTCTTATGCTATTAGCTATACAAGTGCCTCAACTACTGCTCCTTCATGCAATACTACAACTATTTGTGCTAATATTGACACTTCTGTCTCAAGTACCTTAGAAagtgaagaagaaataacCACGGAATACGAAGTAGAAACAGAATATGAGGAAGGAAAAAGAGATTACGAGAGCAATAAGAATGTTGCTTGGGCGCGAACCTACAACATTTATCCCGATATTTTTGTCTCTTGGAGGAGAAGTTTGCTTAACCCTCCAGTGTGA
- a CDS encoding RING finger containing protein → MNLQGHKRGLSSQNKINSYHYLNGKKNTIANILSNTTTTNNNYGLVNNVVNQDDNRFKPLNNNSSKSMGISPSTTAKMKYHMEENENNKSSFGLFQQVSSTNLSRSQNNVSIMKQNEGLNGGGVNNSSTGNSLSNNPSISNELKDKPQLSGLNNCNSGIQSNNNNDSKKKRSRVIYCHVCCQYKPRSTRARFQVCQHIACYDCVRLALMIQQRYNVKAHCPFCQIELDWNRVKPFIVLFKPKSEAIIEEDTNKTLADSKQETNLGIGFNNNNNSIGMATNSNGANNAVVNNNSTQNESNDYNVNSQMISNDLIAQAFESNGISKEKILKGFFSCYLQKQTHLRNNGCILQNNNNNNNNNNSNNNGCVPQNILYDSKELQNTHTNYSNTLESYKMAGSICYGGVNNKQYIPLKNFADQSILVLPNLQNSSESCGEFLPDVGLAPVGETLPLTNCMHQIVGTKEFNPYIYGGNFNSTISNNGAGNNTIAQNTNISTFISDNNQINYSSSGCNVDLNNSNSNIINSSNSSNSSNSSISSSSSSSSSSSSINSNNSICGNISYSGSTTTTMRNSCIGMRNNNVAGTRVVHGSNCNCTGCLKQGGRMGITTSMGLGMTPPGSILSTIYDENNPRGFVCGLFNPSIPTDGVALVHQGKSNKSQHIHFELQKQFMSDSLNNYSIGQNDGASTGRISNGINTNNNTTNNHFIQQQNNHCTSQSQSQSHCQIPYSLSTYGNSCGVSSTGNSTFNNINIGNTLLNCDESIPNSLTTSYGLYNNENIRLSTGVSEIFGFFETSEDKQMPNWMITTPYLNMKDILSDWRNSTLLKTHSDMVICSI, encoded by the coding sequence ATGAATTTACAAGGACATAAACGTGGGTTATCATCTCAAAATAAGATAAATAGTTATCACTATTTAAATGGGAAGAAGAATACAATAGCAAATATCTTGTCCAACACTACGActacaaataataattatggTCTTGTTAATAATGTAGTGAATCAAGATGATAATCGTTTTAAGCCATTAAAcaataattcttcaaagtCGATGGGGATTTCTCCTTCCACTACAGCAAAGATGAAATACCATAtggaagaaaatgaaaataataaatcgTCGTTTGGGCTATTTCAACAAGTATCAAGTACAAATTTAAGTCGTTCTCAAAATAATGTGAGTATAATGAAACAAAATGAAGGATTAAATGGGGGGGGAGTTAATAATTCGAGTACAGGAAATAGTTTATCCAATAATCCAAGTATTTCCAATGAACTCAAAGACAAGCCACAATTATCAGGGTTAAATAATTGCAATAGTGGGATAcaatctaataataataacgattctaaaaaaaagaggTCAAGAGTAATTTATTGTCATGTTTGTTGTCAATATAAACCAAGATCAACCAGGGCTAGATTTCAAGTATGCCAACATATTGCATGCTATGATTGTGTCAGACTTGCATTAATGATTCAGCAGAGATATAATGTTAAGGCTCATTGCCCATTTTGCCAAATAGAGTTGGATTGGAATAGGGTTAAGCCTTTTATTGTCTTATTTAAGCCAAAATCAGAAGCtattattgaagaagataCTAACAAAACTTTGGCGGATTCAAAACAAGAAACAAATTTGGGAATAggttttaataataataataattcgATTGGAATGGCTACTAATAGTAATGGTGCAAATAATGCAgttgttaataataatagtacGCAAAATGAATCAAATGATTATAATGTCAATTCTCAAATGATTTCAAATGACTTAATTGCTCAAGCTTTTGAAAGTAATGGAATTTCCaaggaaaaaatattaaaaggaTTCTTTTCATGTTATTTGCAAAAACAAACGCATTTAAGAAATAATGGGTGTATTCTCCagaataacaataataataataataataataatagtaataataatggttGCGTTCCTCAAAACATATTATATGACTCCAAAGAATTACAAAATACACACACAAACTATTCTAATACACTTGAATCATATAAGATGGCTGGCTCGATTTGCTATGGAGGAGTTAACAATAAACAGTATATTCCTCTTAAAAATTTTGCTGATCAAAGTATTCTTGTATTACCtaatcttcaaaattctTCTGAGTCATGTGGAGAATTTTTACCTGATGTAGGATTGGCGCCAGTTGGGGAAACTTTACCGTTGACAAATTGCATGCACCAAATTGTGGGCACCAAGGAATTTAATCCTTACATTTATGGCGGGAACTTTAATTCAacaatttctaataatggTGCTGGAAATAATACCATTGCtcaaaatacaaatataagCACTTTTATAAGtgataataatcaaattaattatagtAGCAGTGGCTGCAAtgttgatttaaataatagtaacagtaatattattaatagtagTAATAGTAGTAATAGTAGTAATAGTAGTattagtagtagtagtagtagtagtagtagtagtagtagtatTAATAGCAACAACAGCATTTGTGGTAATATAAGTTACAGTGGCAGTACTACTACAACCATGAGAAACAGTTGCATTGGTATGAGAAATAATAACGTTGCAGGAACGAGGGTTGTTCATGGATCTAATTGCAATTGTACAGGCTGTTTAAAACAAGGAGGAAGAATGGGAATAACAACATCAATGGGTTTGGGAATGACTCCACCGGGAAGTATATTGAGTACGATttatgatgaaaataatccTCGTGGATTTGTATGTGGTTTGTTTAATCCATCAATTCCAACAGATGGTGTGGCATTGGTGCATCAAGGTAAGTCAAATAAAAGTCAGCATATTCATTTTGAGCTTCAGAAACAGTTTATGTCTGACagtttgaataattattctaTTGGCCAAAATGATGGAGCAAGCACTGGTAGAATTAGTAATGgtattaatactaataataatacaacaaataatcattttattCAGCAGCAAAATAATCATTGTACTTCTCAAAGCCAAAGCCAAAGCCATTGTCAAATACCATATTCATTATCAACTTACGGAAATAGCTGTGGAGTTTCAAGTACTGGCAATAGtactttcaataatataaatattggGAATACTCTATTAAATTGTGATGAAAGTATACCAAATTCATTAACAACATCATATggattatataataatgaaaatattcgTTTAAGTACTGGAGTATCAGAGATATTTGGATTCTTTGAAACAAGTGAAGATAAGCAAATGCCAAATTGGATGATTACAACAccttatttaaatatgaaagATATATTGAGTGATTGGAGGAACTCAACATTATTAAAGACCCATTCTGATATGGTCATATGttctatttaa
- a CDS encoding RNase L inhibitor-like protein: MPPKKSTKSGGGDENESRLRIAIVEADRCKPKNCRQECKSFCPVVRTGKLCVEVDSSSKIASISEPLCIGCGICVKKCPYSAITIINLPKNMSKDTTHRYGKNSFKLHRLPVPRPGQVLGLVGTNGIGKSTALQILSGKLRPNLGDYTKELEWKEVIAYFRGSELQTYFNKMQNGELKTVIKPQYVDHIPKRVKGRVGDIINAKDEKSIAETLIDQLELRHLLDRQVGELSGGELQRFALCVSTSVASMVYMYDEPSSYLDIKQRINAAKVIRNVLNHENYVIVVEHDLSVLDYLSDLVCCLWGSPGVYGVVTTPFSVREGINIFLDGFVPTENMRFREEGLNFKIVDQDEIAMQRSNFVKYPGFTKTMGSFKLSAEAGDFGNSEIIVMLGQNGCGKTTFIKILAGVSKPDDSDVIDKDHYQMPEFNVSYKPQTISPKFEGSVRDLFLMKIRDSFMDVQFTSEVVKPFNIERISDQQVKLLSGGELQRVALILALGKKADIYLIDEPSAYLDSEQRITASKIIKRFILHSQKTAFVVEHDFIMATYLADRVILFTGTPGVDCFAHRPENLVTGMNKFLKILEISFRRDPMNFRPRINKLDSVKDKEQKMSGNYFLLEE, from the coding sequence ATGCCACCAAAAAAGAGTACAAAGAGTGGCGGAGGGGACGAAAATGAAAGTCGTTTGAGAATAGCTATTGTGGAAGCGGATAGATGTAAGCCTAAGAATTGTCGACAAGAATGTAAATCGTTCTGTCCAGTGGTAAGAACAGGAAAGCTTTGTGTAGAGGTGGATTCTTCAAGTAAAATTGCCTCCATTTCAGAACCTCTCTGTATTGGGTGTGGTATTTGTGTTAAGAAATGTCCATATTCTGCaattacaattattaatttgccAAAGAATATGAGTAAAGACACAACACATAGATACGGTAAGAATAGCTTTAAATTACATAGATTACCTGTACCGCGTCCAGGGCAAGTTTTAGGATTAGTTGGTACCAATGGTATAGGAAAGAGTACAGCTTTGCAAATATTGAGTGGAAAGCTTCGTCCAAATCTTGGAGATTACACAAAGGAGTTAGAATGGAAAGAAGTAATAGCTTATTTTAGAGGAAGTGAATTGCAAACATACTTTAACAAGATGCAGAATGGAGAGCTTAAGACGGTAATTAAACCACAATATGTTGATCATATTCCAAAAAGAGTTAAAGGTAGAGTTGgtgatattattaatgcCAAAGATGAGAAGTCTATTGCAGAAACCCTAATAGATCAGCTTGAACTAAGACATTTACTAGATAGACAAGTTGGTGAATTAAGCGGTGGAGAACTACAGAGATTTGCTTTATGTGTAAGTACTTCAGTTGCTAGTATGGTTTACATGTACGATGAGCCAAGTAGCTATTTGGATATTAAGCAGAGAATTAATGCTGCTAAAGTTATTAGAAATGTACTTAATCATGAAAACTATGTAATAGTAGTTGAGCATGATCTCTCAGTATTAGACTATTTATCAGATCTAGTTTGTTGTTTATGGGGAAGTCCTGGAGTATATGGAGTGGTAACTACTCCTTTTAGTGTTAGAGAAggtattaatatatttctgGATGGTTTCGTTCCTACTGAAAATATGAGATTTAGAGAAGAAGGACTGAATTTCAAGATTGTAGATCAAGATGAAATTGCGATGCAAAGATCTAATTTTGTAAAGTATCCAGGATTCACAAAAACAATGGGATCTTTCAAGCTTTCAGCTGAAGCTGGAGATTTTGGAAATTCTGAGATTATTGTTATGCTTGGACAAAATGGATGTGGTAAAACTACCTTTATTAAGATTTTAGCAGGAGTAAGCAAGCCTGATGACTCTGATGTAATTGACAAAGATCATTACCAAATGCCAGAATTTAATGTATCATACAAACCACAAACTATATCACCAAAATTTGAAGGTAGTGTTCGAGATTTATTCTTGATGAAGATTAGAGACTCATTTATGGATGTTCAATTCACCTCAGAAGTTGTAAAACCATTCAATATTGAGAGAATTTCTGACCAACAAGTAAAGCTCCTTTCTGGTGGTGAGCTTCAAAGAGTTGCTTTAATCCTTGCCCTTGGTAAGAAAGCAGATATATATCTTATTGATGAGCCATCGGCCTACTTGGACTCTGAGCAAAGAATTACAGCCTctaaaatcattaaaagatttattcTCCACTCACAAAAAACTGCATTCGTTGTTGAGCATGACTTTATTATGGCTACATATCTTGCTGACCGtgttatattatttacCGGTACTCCTGGTGTTGATTGCTTTGCTCATAGACCTGAGAATTTAGTTACTGGCATGAATAAATTCCTTAAAATCCTTGAAATCTCTTTCAGAAGAGATCCTATGAACTTTAGACCTAGAATTAACAAACTTGATTCTGTCAAAGATAAAGAACAAAAAATGTCCGGAAATTATTTCCTCCTTGAGGAATAA
- a CDS encoding pyridine nucleotide/ NAD(P) transhydrogenase alpha plus beta subunits, duplicated gene, 12 transmembrane domain: MRKLSMKLGLLVFSVVLLVIFALNGVDARLQGKLMEEGGKSLFLGLSEIYQTSNSGSLTMAGQFFAALCFIYCIKGLSSEKTAYRSNIVGFVGMMVAILVSLSEEGFGNHYFVFFLATIVSGAVGVYIADKTQLIKMPQLVAIFHSLVGLAALFVSYSYFYSSIGMKEGIYVLRRMELFVGGVMGMITFVGSVIAALKLDDIIPSKSVKIPLKNVSLSILLFSICMTGLSFCVSNNELVITTNLHCGMILSALFGIFMIISIGGADMPVIISMLNSYSGWSTAITGFLLDNSLLIISGALIGSSGAILSYIMCKGMNRDFVSVLLGGFDQEETEKMVGDTKCYTTSSKETAEILAESSKILIVPGYGMAVSKCQDIISDIIKELESRSTIVEIGIHPVAGRMPGHMNVLLAESGVPSRIVKEMDAVNNCMHEYDLVLVVGANDIVNPAALDPQSKISGMPVINVWKAKQVVVSKRSLAYGYACIENELFTCERTRMLLGDSRETLQQVYKILKGCAGFVPRQYIDSRVTEEIEEVEDTDEVTTALLSSKQRKSSKTSGNVSSRSKKAGGAETETEKVSMSANKGSKKIALLPIVSEQDKTLLFPIPPSKVYKFREKGYEVAISRDVLTSSFQSKYFSEEIYMRSGALVYKNIEELIKECDVVIKMARPSEKEAKCMKQGQFLICNMHISQYQDKENSQDQLLASLTKNGVTVIALDEVPRTSRAQTMDIRTTTSTISGYRAVVDAFNYLPRISKSISSAAGNVEESTVLVIGAGVAGLQAIATAKSMGTKVFAMDSRSTSKEEAESCGARFIQVPSEGESLRKEEILKKQRDLIEKYLCISDIVITSACKPGEECPILITKEAVRKMKSGSVIVDLCSEFGGNCELTQKDRTFSDVQSGTTIIGKCNYVFSMPLQSSELFSGNLLSLISELGPTSDRFKCDLNNEIISKMCVAHENKMLWRPFTEQNQEKHENQEMLEKKSLLENISKQSTLISIKDEDTTTSKTSVFCSKTEIDGYLQKVMKEFKNFDKQLNGGVNFYAGVILATLFFTVLGLTMTTIQIQNIFSFIISTMLGYYCVWDVDPKLHTPLMSVTNALSGVIIIGSMMQYGNQTVTYTTLMSMFSTFLASINTFGGFYVTNKMLTLFTS; the protein is encoded by the coding sequence ATGAGGAAATTAAGTATGAAATTAGGattattagtattttcAGTGGTATTATTAGTGATTTTTGCACTTAATGGTGTGGATGCAAGACTACAAGGAAAGTTAATGGAGGAAGGTGGTAAAAGCTTGTTTTTGGGACTCTCAGAGATTTATCAAACAAGTAATTCAGGGTCTTTGACAATGGCAGGCCAATTTTTTGCAGCTTTATGCTTTATTTATTGCATTAAAGGGTTATCATCTGAAAAGACTGCATATAGAAGTAATATAGTAGGGTTTGTAGGAATGATGGTAGCAATATTGGTATCGTTATCAGAAGAAGGTTTTGGAAATCACTACTTTGTATTCTTTTTGGCAACAATAGTATCAGGAGCTGTTGGTGTTTATATTGCAGATAAAActcaattaataaaaatgcCACAATTGGTTGCGATATTTCACAGTCTTGTTGGATTGGCAGCATTATTTGTATCATATTCTTATTTCTATTCTTCTATTGGGATGAAGGAAGGAATCTATGTCTTAAGAAGAATGGAATTATTTGTAGGAGGTGTTATGGGTATGATAACTTTTGTTGGTTCGGTCATTGCAGCATTGAAGTTGGATGATATTATTCCAAGTAAGAGTGTAAAGATACCATTAAAGAATGTATCACTTTcaattttacttttttcaatatgTATGACAGGATTATCATTTTGTGTATCCAATAACGAGTTAGTAATAACAACCAACTTACATTGTGGAATGATTCTTTCAGCTTTATTTGGGATATTTATGATTATAAGTATTGGAGGAGCTGACATGCCAGTAATAATAAGTATGTTAAATAGCTACAGTGGTTGGTCTACGGCTATTACAGGATTTCTTTTGGACAATAGTCTCTTAATTATAAGTGGAGCTTTAATTGGTTCAAGTGGTGCAATACTTTCATATATAATGTGTAAAGGAATGAATAGAGACTTTGTTTCAGTTCTTCTTGGAGGATTTGATCAGGAAGAGACAGAAAAGATGGTAGGAGATACAAAATGTTATACTACAAGTTCAAAAGAAACTGCTGAGATATTAGCTGAATCGTCAAAGATACTTATAGTACCAGGATATGGTATGGCAGTAAGTAAATGTCAAGATATAATTTCtgatataattaaagaattagagTCTAGAAGTACAATAGTAGAAATTGGAATTCATCCAGTGGCTGGAAGAATGCCAGGCCATATGAATGTTTTACTTGCTGAATCAGGAGTACCAAGCAGAATTGTTAAAGAGATGGATGCTGTGAACAATTGCATGCACGAGTATGATTTGGTATTAGTGGTAGGAGCTAATGATATAGTTAATCCTGCAGCTTTGGACCCTCAAAGTAAGATTTCAGGAATGCCAGTAATAAATGTTTGGAAAGCAAAACAAGTCGTAGTTTCAAAAAGATCCTTAGCATATGGATATGCATGCATTGAAAATGAACTCTTTACATGTGAAAGAACCAGAATGTTACTTGGTGATTCAAGAGAAACTCTTCAACAAGTATATAAGATATTAAAAGGATGTGCAGGATTTGTTCCAAGGCAATATATAGATTCAAGGGTAACAGAAGAGATAGAAGAAGTTGAAGATACTGATGAGGTTACGACAGCTTTACTTTCTTCAAAGCAAAGAAAATCATCCAAGACTTCAGGAAATGTTAGTTCTAGGAGCAAGAAAGCCGGTGGAGCAGAAACAGAGACAGAGAAAGTATCTATGAGTGCTAACAAAGgttcaaaaaaaattgctCTTTTACCAATAGTTTCAGAACAAGAtaaaactttattattcCCGATACCTCCTTCTAAAGTGTATAAGTTTAGAGAAAAGGGATATGAAGTAGCAATTTCCAGAGATGTTTTAACTTCATCATTCCAGTCCAAATATTTCTCAGAGGAGATATATATGAGAAGTGGAGCTCTTgtatataaaaatattgaggAGTTAATCAAGGAATGTGATGTAGTGATCAAGATGGCTAGACCAAGTGAGAAGGAAGCAAAGTGCATGAAACAAGGACAGTTTTTAATTTGTAACATGCATATAAGTCAGTACCAAGATAAGGAGAACAGCCAAGATCAACTACTAGCAAGCTTAACAAAGAATGGAGTAACTGTGATAGCTTTGGATGAAGTTCCAAGAACTTCTCGTGCTCAAACTATGGATATTAGAACTACAACAAGCACAATTTCTGGATATAGAGCAGTAGTTGATGCTTTTAATTATCTTCCAAGAATTAGTAAATCAATTTCCAGTGCAGCGGGTAATGTTGAAGAGTCAACAGTATTAGTCATAGGAGCAGGTGTTGCTGGTCTACAGGCCATTGCTACAGCAAAAAGTATGGGAACAAAAGTGTTTGCAATGGATTCACGATCTACTTCAAAGGAAGAAGCAGAAAGCTGTGGAGCAAGGTTTATCCAAGTCCCAAGTGAGGGAGAATCTCTCAGAAAAGaggaaatattgaaaaagcAGAGggatttaattgaaaagtATTTGTGTATCTCAGATATTGTAATCACATCAGCATGTAAACCTGGTGAGGAATGCCCAATTTTGATTACAAAAGAAGCTGTAAGAAAGATGAAGAGTGGATCAGTTATTGTAGATCTTTGCTCAGAATTTGGAGGTAACTGTGAATTAACCCAGAAAGACAGAACATTCTCTGATGTTCAATCAGGAACAAcaattattggaaaatgTAACTATGTATTTTCAATGCCATTACAAAGCAGTGAATTGTTTTCTGGAAActtattatctttaattagTGAATTAGGGCCAACATCTGATAGGTTTAAATGTGATTTGAACAATGAAATCATTTCAAAAATGTGTGTTGCTCATGAAAATAAGATGCTTTGGAGACCTTTTACTGAACAAAATCAAGAGAAGCACGAAAACCAAGAAATGTTAGAAAAGAAGAGTcttcttgaaaatatttcaaagcAGTCAACTCTCATTTCTATCAAGGATGAAGATACAACCACAAGTAAAACTTCTGTTTTTTGCTCAAAAACTGAAATCGATGGGTATTTACAAAAAGTCatgaaagaatttaaaaactttGATAAGCAATTGAATGGAGGAGTAAACTTTTATGCTGGAGTAATACTTGCTACTCTTTTCTTCACAGTATTAGGACTCACAATGACTACAATTCAGATCCAAAATATCTTTTCCTTTATCATTTCAACCATGTTGGGATATTACTGTGTATGGGATGTGGATCCTAAACTACATACACCTTTAATGTCAGTAACTAATGCTCTTTCTGGAGTAATCATCATTGGTAGTATGATGCAATATGGGAACCAAACTGTAACATATACTACCTTAATGTCCATGTTCTCTACATTTTTGGCCTCTATCAATACTTTTGGTGGATTCTACGTCACAAACAAAATGCTTACTCTTTTTACATcctaa
- a CDS encoding hypothetical protein (with predicted 3x transmembrane domains, similar to KOG1726 (HVA22/DP1 gene product)), which produces MTFSIIPFPKIISFMLQYLYPLVGTANVTFDFGKKDIPVFELTNLLFYWIICGVIFMIESIVGIVTKIPFYYDLKIMVLLWLILPVFSGSGYIYYMYIHELINNGLESHFSKVSHKLKAFKSSLLEFSNSPKARKSYKNRKYFKR; this is translated from the coding sequence atgacattttcaattattccttttccaaaaataataagctTTATGCTCCAGTACCTTTATCCATTAGTAGGAACTGCAAATGTAACGTTTGATTTTGGTAAAAAAGATATCCCAGTTTTTGAGCTGACTAATCTCTTATTCTATTGGATTATTTGTGGGGTAATCTTTATGATTGAGAGCATTGTTGGAATAGTTACTAAAATACCATTCTATTAcgatttgaaaattatggTACTCCTGTGGCTCATCCTTCCTGTGTTCTCTGGATCTGGGTATATCTATTATATGTATATCCATGAATTGATTAACAATGGCTTAGAAAGTCACTTTTCTAAAGTTTCCCATAAATTAAAAGCTTTTAAATCTAGTTTGTTGGAATTCTCCAATAGTCCTAAGGCTAGAAAGTCTTacaaaaatagaaaatactTCAAAAGATGA